One window of the Pseudomonas sp. S04 genome contains the following:
- a CDS encoding RNA polymerase sigma factor, which yields MSQAHFNHVFLAQRVSLLRTLERMVNNHSTAEDLLQETYLRVTRALSERAIDHLEPFVFQTARNLALDHLRARRIQSRTMLEDVPLEVVQNVAAPLSSAEDAAHAEQMLERLNISLNQLTPRQQQIFILSRLHGHSYLEIAEKLSVSLSTVQKDLKLIMAICVGVADRLNGR from the coding sequence GTGAGTCAAGCGCACTTCAACCACGTCTTCCTCGCTCAGCGCGTCTCGCTGCTGCGCACATTGGAGCGGATGGTCAATAACCACAGCACCGCCGAGGACCTGTTGCAGGAAACCTACCTGCGCGTGACCCGGGCGTTGAGTGAGCGGGCCATCGACCACCTGGAACCCTTCGTCTTTCAAACTGCCCGCAACCTGGCGCTGGACCACCTGCGCGCCCGCCGTATCCAGTCACGCACGATGCTCGAGGACGTACCGCTGGAGGTAGTGCAGAACGTTGCCGCGCCGCTGAGCAGTGCCGAGGACGCCGCCCATGCCGAACAGATGCTCGAACGCTTGAACATCAGCCTCAACCAACTGACCCCACGCCAACAACAGATTTTCATCCTCAGCCGTCTGCACGGCCACAGCTACCTGGAGATCGCCGAGAAGCTCAGCGTGTCCCTGAGCACCGTGCAAAAGGACCTGAAGCTGATCATGGCGATCTGTGTCGGTGTCGCCGATCGTCTCAACGGCCGTTGA
- a CDS encoding CoA transferase, with protein sequence MTTLLTALQAALGLQKTAIRFTAEGALPSAFAVTELASASIAVAGQALSELLQQQTGRLPTLEVDRRLASFWFATSLRPLGWKVPPMWDPLAGDYATGDGWIRLHTNAAHHRRAAEKVLGASSDRSAMAAKVAPWAKEDLEQAVVDAGGCAAVMRSWQQWQVHPQGLAVNAEPLVHLAPLEDQRRQAWSGSVARPLAGLRVLDLTRVLAGPAASRFLAGLGADVLRIDPPHWHEPGVVAEMTLGKRCAHLDLHQRSDRQVFEALLKDADILLHGYRADALENLGYGTRARQALAPGLIDVSLNAYGWSGPWQNRRGFDSLVQMSTGIAEAGMAWQHSDQPTPLPVQALDHATGYLMAASCLKLLTERLGSGCGGSARLSLARTAKLLLQQPATPQPALRAEEASDQGLVLEQTTWGPANRLQVPLTISGTPLQWSLPAGELGAHRARW encoded by the coding sequence ATGACCACTTTGCTGACTGCCCTGCAAGCCGCATTGGGCTTGCAGAAAACTGCCATCCGGTTCACTGCCGAGGGCGCCCTGCCCTCGGCGTTTGCCGTCACCGAGCTGGCCAGCGCCAGTATTGCGGTGGCCGGCCAGGCCCTCAGCGAACTGCTGCAGCAACAGACCGGCCGTTTACCGACCCTCGAAGTTGATCGCCGACTTGCCTCCTTCTGGTTCGCCACCTCCTTGCGCCCGCTGGGCTGGAAGGTGCCGCCGATGTGGGATCCGCTCGCCGGTGACTATGCCACGGGCGATGGCTGGATCCGCCTGCATACCAATGCTGCCCATCATCGGCGCGCCGCCGAAAAAGTACTGGGTGCCAGCAGCGACCGCAGCGCGATGGCCGCCAAGGTTGCGCCGTGGGCCAAGGAGGATCTGGAACAGGCGGTGGTCGACGCCGGGGGCTGCGCGGCGGTCATGCGCTCCTGGCAGCAATGGCAGGTCCATCCCCAGGGGCTGGCGGTCAATGCCGAGCCGCTGGTGCACTTGGCGCCCCTTGAGGATCAACGCCGGCAGGCCTGGTCGGGATCAGTCGCGAGGCCGCTGGCGGGGCTCAGGGTGCTGGACCTGACCCGGGTCCTTGCCGGCCCCGCAGCCAGTCGTTTTCTCGCCGGCCTGGGCGCCGATGTGCTGCGCATCGACCCACCCCACTGGCACGAGCCGGGCGTGGTCGCGGAAATGACCCTGGGCAAACGCTGCGCCCACCTTGACCTGCACCAACGCAGCGACCGCCAGGTGTTTGAAGCCCTGCTCAAGGACGCCGACATCCTGCTCCACGGCTACCGCGCCGACGCCCTGGAAAACCTCGGCTACGGCACCCGTGCACGCCAGGCGCTGGCGCCGGGGCTGATCGACGTCAGCCTCAATGCCTATGGCTGGAGCGGTCCCTGGCAGAATCGCCGGGGCTTCGACAGCCTGGTGCAGATGAGCACCGGCATCGCCGAAGCCGGCATGGCCTGGCAGCACAGCGACCAACCGACGCCCCTGCCGGTGCAGGCCCTGGACCACGCCACCGGGTACCTGATGGCGGCCAGCTGTCTCAAGCTGTTGACCGAGCGCCTGGGCAGCGGCTGCGGCGGATCCGCCCGCCTGTCATTGGCGCGCACGGCGAAGCTGCTGCTGCAACAGCCCGCCACACCACAACCGGCGCTGCGTGCCGAAGAGGCCAGCGATCAGGGACTCGTGCTGGAACAAACAACCTGGGGACCGGCCAATCGACTGCAGGTGCCACTAACCATCAGCGGCACGCCCCTGCAGTGGTCACTGCCGGCCGGGGAACTGGGCGCCCATCGGGCACGGTGGTGA
- a CDS encoding biliverdin-producing heme oxygenase, whose product MTAADPTQRPSLRSQRLNQITHEPHAKLDALVKAHAPFETQANFARFVVAQYLFQSELVSLYNDPKLIAIVPDLAERCRAEAAKADLADLDTQVPAPVAGAVQQPSKAEALGWLFVSEGSKLGAAFLIKRAVGLGLSETFGARHLGEPAGGRAEGWKNFVRTLDGLAFSAEEEAAVDKGAIDAFNRFTVLLEQAYATEPELA is encoded by the coding sequence ATGACCGCTGCCGATCCTACTCAACGCCCGAGCCTGCGTTCCCAACGCCTGAACCAGATCACCCACGAGCCCCATGCCAAGCTCGACGCCCTGGTCAAGGCCCATGCGCCGTTTGAAACCCAGGCCAACTTCGCCCGTTTTGTGGTGGCCCAGTACCTGTTCCAGTCGGAACTGGTGTCGCTGTACAACGATCCCAAGCTGATCGCCATCGTCCCCGACCTGGCAGAGCGCTGCCGCGCCGAAGCCGCCAAGGCCGACCTGGCTGACCTCGACACCCAGGTCCCGGCCCCGGTGGCAGGTGCCGTGCAACAGCCGAGCAAGGCCGAAGCCCTGGGCTGGCTGTTCGTTTCCGAAGGCTCGAAACTCGGTGCCGCGTTCCTGATCAAGCGCGCCGTAGGCCTGGGCCTGAGCGAAACCTTCGGTGCCCGCCACCTGGGCGAGCCGGCCGGTGGTCGCGCCGAAGGCTGGAAAAACTTCGTCAGGACCCTCGACGGCCTGGCATTCAGCGCCGAAGAAGAAGCCGCGGTCGATAAAGGCGCCATCGACGCCTTCAACCGCTTCACCGTATTGCTGGAGCAGGCTTACGCCACCGAACCTGAACTGGCCTGA
- a CDS encoding DNA-3-methyladenine glycosylase family protein — MRLTLDYQGAYDWPAMLDFLAARAIDGLEVVRSGSYARSFCLHGLQGTFVISQAPGHGLAVELAYADSAALPQIVARLRRMFDLDADLPAIHRHLATDPLLAPLIARSPGLRVPGTWDGLELAMRAVLGQQISVAAAIRLAGKLVAQYGAPLVGSEPWLPGLRQVFPEAQVLASADLATLGMPRSRGRTLSGVAQALLENPGLFEAREHLPASVAPLLALWGVGDWTAQYIALRQMREADAFPPGDVGLLKALAALEGQPVSAQHLLARAESWRPYRGYAAQVLWTSLSRGD; from the coding sequence GTGAGGCTGACGCTCGACTATCAGGGGGCCTACGATTGGCCGGCGATGCTCGACTTCCTGGCGGCGCGGGCCATCGATGGGCTCGAGGTGGTTCGCTCCGGGTCGTACGCCCGCAGCTTCTGCCTGCACGGTTTGCAGGGCACGTTTGTCATCAGCCAGGCGCCGGGTCACGGCCTGGCGGTAGAGCTGGCCTATGCCGATTCGGCGGCGTTGCCGCAGATCGTGGCGCGCTTGCGGCGGATGTTCGACCTGGATGCAGACTTGCCGGCCATCCACCGGCACCTGGCCACAGACCCGCTGCTGGCGCCGTTGATTGCCCGGAGCCCGGGCTTGCGTGTGCCGGGCACCTGGGACGGCCTGGAGTTGGCGATGCGGGCGGTGCTGGGGCAGCAGATCAGTGTGGCGGCGGCGATCAGGCTGGCGGGTAAGCTGGTGGCGCAATACGGCGCGCCGCTGGTGGGGTCCGAGCCGTGGTTGCCGGGCCTGAGGCAGGTGTTTCCCGAGGCGCAGGTGTTGGCTTCGGCGGATCTGGCCACGCTGGGCATGCCCCGCAGCCGTGGGCGCACTTTGTCGGGTGTGGCCCAGGCGTTGCTGGAGAACCCTGGGCTGTTCGAGGCGCGCGAGCACCTGCCGGCGTCCGTGGCGCCGTTGCTGGCGTTATGGGGCGTGGGTGACTGGACGGCCCAGTACATTGCCTTGCGCCAGATGCGCGAGGCGGACGCGTTCCCGCCGGGGGATGTGGGGCTGCTCAAGGCGCTGGCCGCCCTCGAAGGCCAGCCAGTCAGCGCCCAGCACCTGTTGGCCCGGGCAGAAAGCTGGCGACCATACCGGGGTTATGCGGCGCAAGTGTTGTGGACGTCCTTGAGTCGGGGGGATTGA
- a CDS encoding YbaN family protein codes for MSRLASSKLARILFGLLAYVSLGIGLIAIVVPGLPTTEFILLAAWAATKSSPRLSAWLENHRLFGPILKNWRNGKIVARRAKISATASMLLCAGLMLVMLDHGWPIYLAIAGMSLGNLWIWSRPESLPQAS; via the coding sequence ATGTCTCGCCTCGCTTCCTCCAAACTCGCGCGCATCCTCTTCGGCCTGCTGGCCTACGTCAGCCTGGGCATTGGCCTGATCGCCATTGTCGTGCCGGGGTTGCCGACCACCGAATTCATCCTGTTGGCCGCCTGGGCGGCGACCAAGAGTTCGCCGCGCCTGAGTGCCTGGCTGGAAAACCATCGGCTGTTCGGGCCGATCCTGAAAAACTGGCGCAACGGCAAGATTGTCGCGCGAAGAGCCAAGATCAGCGCCACCGCGAGCATGCTGCTGTGTGCCGGCCTGATGCTGGTGATGCTCGACCACGGCTGGCCGATCTACCTCGCCATCGCCGGCATGAGCCTGGGCAACCTGTGGATCTGGTCGCGCCCGGAGTCCCTGCCTCAAGCCTCCTGA
- a CDS encoding FecR family protein, with the protein MTDSHHSHPPTPARDSASTSAMDQALDWLIVLDSPSEEQSREFHAWLAADPRNAEAFAMAQAVWDGPQVAQCAQTLDSAKRKVSVLGRLRPHWKPLASAAVLLLGLFSFSNLPMRLQADHLTVVGERQRLQLEDGSKVLLNTNSAFSSTINDQQRVARLFQGEAYFEVAANRGLPLEIDAGPVTASVRDTSFAVRYLDGVAQVRVQRGDVDLRSAHSDARVRLSAGESIRIGPNGFDQPARLDPATDLAWVQGRLVFENCPLSQVLAELRRYYPGWIINNNEQLANVSVTGNYRLDQPLDVVRSLAHITSAKLQEFPALVILN; encoded by the coding sequence GTGACGGACAGCCACCACTCCCACCCGCCAACCCCGGCGCGGGATTCAGCCAGCACCTCGGCGATGGATCAAGCCCTGGACTGGCTGATCGTGCTGGACAGTCCGAGCGAGGAGCAAAGCCGTGAATTTCACGCCTGGCTCGCCGCCGACCCGCGCAACGCCGAAGCCTTCGCCATGGCCCAGGCCGTCTGGGACGGCCCGCAAGTGGCACAGTGCGCGCAGACCCTGGACAGCGCCAAGCGCAAGGTCAGCGTGCTCGGGCGCTTGCGCCCACACTGGAAACCCCTGGCCAGCGCGGCAGTGCTGCTGCTCGGCCTGTTCAGTTTCAGCAACCTGCCCATGCGCCTGCAGGCCGATCACCTGACCGTGGTCGGCGAGCGCCAGCGCCTGCAACTGGAGGACGGCTCGAAAGTCCTGCTCAACACCAACTCGGCCTTCTCCAGCACCATCAATGATCAACAACGCGTGGCTCGCCTGTTCCAGGGCGAAGCCTATTTCGAGGTAGCCGCCAATCGTGGCCTGCCCCTGGAAATCGATGCCGGGCCGGTCACCGCCAGCGTGCGCGATACCTCCTTCGCCGTGCGTTACCTGGACGGCGTCGCCCAGGTGCGGGTGCAGCGCGGCGATGTCGACCTGCGCAGCGCCCACAGCGATGCACGGGTGCGCTTGAGCGCAGGCGAAAGTATCCGTATCGGGCCCAATGGTTTCGATCAACCGGCCCGTCTCGATCCGGCGACAGACCTGGCGTGGGTCCAGGGCCGCCTGGTGTTCGAAAACTGCCCGCTGAGCCAGGTCCTGGCCGAGTTGCGCCGCTACTACCCGGGCTGGATCATCAACAACAACGAACAGTTGGCCAACGTTTCGGTCACCGGTAACTACCGCCTCGACCAGCCGCTGGACGTGGTCCGGTCGCTGGCTCACATCACCTCCGCCAAGCTCCAGGAGTTCCCGGCGCTGGTGATTTTGAACTGA
- a CDS encoding TonB-dependent receptor: MSSRLTRQSSSPSARVHNCTLSLLTAAMLLAGTQAAPVMAATPAQQPSRQMGDYSFAIAQQPLVSALNEFTAVTGWQVGLPAELAEGVASPGVHGALSPEKALDRLLVGTNLSYRKLGSNNIALEKRTAGGTLALQQMTISATRQEQSVDSVPSTVTVHTREELDRNNVNTIKDLVRYEPGVSVGGTGTRGGISGYNIRGIDGDRILTQVDGVEIPNGFFNGPYAKTQRNYVDPEIVKRVEILRGPASVLYGSNAIGGAVSYFTLDPEDIIKPGQDVGARLKTGYSSADDSWLKSATVAGRADQFDGLLHFSQRDGHETESYGQNNGTGLDRTAANPEDVRTTNVLAKAGWNYAEDARLGLTYEKYKDHRDADLQSAVGGPFNNGQPLGMYRSRTGEETVSRERFGLENSFAVDALLVDNLKWSLNYQIAKTGQSTLENYFPFSRNVMRSRETLYEEKQWVFDAQLDKAFAIGETGHVLTYGTTIKHQKVTGSRTGSGTCLAVGRGCSAVGAISPSDVLKKSSDFPDPTIDTYSLFAQDQITWNDWTFIPGLRYDYTKLKPHVTQEFLNTVAPDGLGTVSDENKTWHRLSPKFGLTYALDDNYTWFGQYGEGFRTPTAKALYGRFENVNPGYSVAPNPDLEPEKSKTYETGLRGNFEAGNFDMVVFYNKYRDFINEDAVTPGYNELTFQSNNIKHATIKGVELKGRLNLDTFGAPQGLYTRGSIAYAHGRNNDTGEPLNSINPLTGVFGLGYDQDSYGALLSWTLVQKKNLVDDSSFKSPDGVSSQFKTPGYGVLDLAGFYKVSDDVTLSAGVYNLADKKYWQWDNVRGYDSVGEAAVLSPANLDRLTEPGRNFAINLIWDI; the protein is encoded by the coding sequence ATGTCCTCTCGCCTTACCCGCCAGTCCTCTTCACCATCCGCCCGCGTGCACAACTGCACGCTGTCCTTGCTGACCGCCGCCATGCTGCTGGCCGGCACCCAGGCTGCGCCTGTGATGGCCGCCACCCCGGCCCAGCAGCCAAGCCGCCAGATGGGCGACTACAGCTTCGCCATTGCCCAGCAGCCACTGGTCTCGGCGCTCAACGAGTTCACCGCCGTCACCGGATGGCAGGTCGGCTTGCCGGCAGAACTGGCAGAAGGCGTGGCCTCGCCAGGCGTGCACGGCGCACTGAGCCCGGAAAAAGCCCTGGATCGCCTGTTGGTGGGGACCAACCTGAGCTATCGCAAGCTGGGCAGCAACAACATTGCGCTGGAAAAACGCACCGCCGGCGGCACCCTCGCACTGCAGCAGATGACCATCAGCGCCACGCGCCAGGAGCAGAGCGTCGACAGCGTGCCCAGCACCGTGACCGTGCACACCCGCGAAGAGCTGGATCGCAACAACGTCAACACCATCAAGGACCTGGTGCGCTATGAGCCAGGCGTATCGGTCGGCGGTACCGGCACCCGGGGCGGCATCAGCGGCTACAACATTCGCGGCATCGACGGCGACCGGATCCTGACCCAGGTCGATGGCGTCGAGATTCCCAACGGCTTCTTCAACGGCCCGTATGCCAAGACCCAACGCAACTACGTTGACCCGGAAATCGTCAAGCGCGTGGAAATCCTCCGCGGCCCGGCCTCGGTGCTGTACGGCAGCAACGCTATCGGCGGCGCGGTGAGCTACTTCACCCTTGACCCGGAAGACATCATCAAGCCCGGCCAGGATGTCGGCGCCCGCCTGAAAACCGGTTACAGCTCCGCCGATGACAGCTGGCTGAAATCCGCCACCGTCGCCGGACGCGCCGATCAGTTCGATGGCTTGCTGCACTTCAGCCAGCGCGACGGTCACGAAACCGAATCCTACGGCCAAAACAACGGCACCGGCCTGGATCGCACCGCGGCCAACCCGGAAGACGTGCGCACCACTAACGTGCTGGCCAAGGCTGGCTGGAACTACGCCGAAGACGCCCGCCTGGGCCTGACCTACGAGAAGTACAAGGACCACCGCGACGCCGACCTGCAAAGCGCCGTCGGCGGCCCGTTCAACAATGGCCAGCCCCTGGGCATGTACCGCTCGCGCACCGGTGAAGAGACCGTCAGCCGCGAACGTTTTGGCCTGGAAAACAGCTTCGCCGTCGATGCCCTGCTGGTGGACAACCTGAAGTGGAGCCTGAACTACCAGATCGCCAAGACTGGCCAATCCACCCTGGAAAACTACTTCCCGTTCAGCCGCAACGTGATGCGCTCGCGCGAAACCCTCTACGAGGAAAAGCAGTGGGTGTTCGACGCACAACTGGACAAGGCATTCGCCATCGGCGAGACCGGCCATGTGCTGACCTACGGCACCACCATCAAACACCAGAAAGTCACCGGCTCGCGCACCGGCAGCGGCACCTGCCTGGCGGTAGGTCGTGGTTGCAGCGCCGTGGGTGCCATCAGCCCCAGCGATGTGCTGAAAAAATCCAGCGACTTCCCGGACCCGACCATCGACACCTACAGCCTGTTCGCCCAGGACCAGATCACCTGGAACGACTGGACCTTCATCCCGGGCCTGCGCTACGACTACACCAAGCTCAAGCCCCATGTCACCCAGGAGTTCCTCAACACCGTAGCGCCTGATGGCCTGGGTACGGTCAGCGACGAGAACAAGACCTGGCATCGGCTCTCGCCCAAGTTCGGCCTGACCTACGCCCTGGACGACAACTACACCTGGTTCGGCCAGTACGGCGAAGGTTTCCGGACGCCGACCGCCAAGGCCTTGTACGGTCGTTTCGAAAACGTCAACCCGGGCTACAGCGTGGCGCCGAACCCGGACCTGGAACCGGAAAAAAGCAAAACCTACGAGACTGGCCTGCGCGGCAACTTCGAGGCGGGCAACTTCGACATGGTGGTGTTCTATAACAAGTACCGCGACTTCATCAACGAAGACGCCGTGACCCCCGGCTACAACGAGCTGACATTCCAGAGCAACAACATCAAGCACGCCACCATCAAAGGCGTGGAGCTCAAGGGTCGCCTGAACCTCGATACCTTCGGCGCACCACAGGGCCTCTACACCAGGGGCTCGATCGCCTACGCCCACGGTCGCAACAATGACACTGGCGAGCCACTCAACTCGATCAACCCGCTGACCGGCGTGTTCGGCCTGGGCTATGACCAGGACAGCTACGGCGCCTTGCTCAGCTGGACCCTGGTGCAAAAGAAAAACCTGGTGGACGACAGCAGCTTCAAGTCGCCGGACGGCGTCAGCAGCCAGTTCAAGACCCCAGGCTATGGCGTGCTCGACCTGGCCGGTTTCTACAAGGTCAGCGACGACGTGACCCTCAGCGCCGGCGTGTACAACCTGGCGGACAAGAAATACTGGCAGTGGGACAACGTGCGCGGTTACGACAGCGTCGGCGAGGCCGCCGTGCTCAGCCCGGCCAACCTCGATCGCCTGACCGAGCCAGGCCGCAACTTCGCGATCAACCTGATCTGGGATATCTGA